A genomic segment from Actinoplanes sichuanensis encodes:
- a CDS encoding TetR/AcrR family transcriptional regulator, whose amino-acid sequence MTARRPQRARDPEARKAALAAAAMEVVAENGVGRTTHRAVAARAGLPLGATTYYYPTLDDLIAAGLRHALDALQTELQAWDERLRTAPDMPEALTQLVQEYLADRRQVRIEYELFVTAARDEALRPLAEAWINDIPETLIATVGTSTARDICALLDGFILQALVSDTELDAARLTSAIRKLSS is encoded by the coding sequence TTGACCGCTCGCCGCCCTCAGCGCGCCCGTGACCCGGAGGCCCGCAAGGCAGCTCTGGCCGCGGCCGCCATGGAGGTCGTCGCCGAGAACGGCGTGGGCCGCACCACCCATCGCGCGGTGGCGGCCCGCGCCGGCCTGCCCCTGGGCGCGACCACCTACTACTACCCCACACTCGACGACCTCATCGCGGCCGGTCTGCGACATGCGCTCGATGCCCTGCAGACCGAGCTCCAGGCCTGGGACGAGCGCTTGCGCACCGCCCCCGACATGCCGGAGGCGCTGACCCAGCTGGTCCAGGAGTACCTCGCCGACCGGCGCCAGGTCCGCATCGAGTACGAACTGTTCGTGACGGCGGCCCGCGACGAAGCTCTGCGCCCCCTGGCCGAGGCCTGGATCAACGACATCCCGGAGACTCTGATCGCCACGGTCGGCACCTCCACCGCCCGGGACATCTGCGCCCTGCTGGACGGCTTCATCCTCCAGGCCCTGGTGAGCGACACGGAACTGGACGCCGCACGCCTGACCTCCGCGATCCGCAAACTGAGTTCGTGA
- a CDS encoding DMT family transporter, whose amino-acid sequence MHYLFLFIAIAAELVATALMKSTHGFTRLWPTLAVLAGYAASFVLLAQAVKSIEVGVAYAIWSGVGTAAIVAIGAVFLGEPLTTVKVAGIALIIGGVVMLNLNTSGAH is encoded by the coding sequence GTGCACTACCTGTTCCTGTTCATCGCGATCGCCGCCGAACTCGTCGCCACCGCCCTCATGAAAAGCACCCACGGCTTCACCCGCCTCTGGCCCACCCTGGCCGTCCTCGCCGGTTACGCCGCGTCCTTCGTTCTGCTCGCACAGGCCGTCAAGAGCATCGAGGTGGGCGTCGCCTACGCGATCTGGTCGGGAGTCGGCACCGCCGCGATCGTCGCGATCGGCGCGGTCTTTCTCGGCGAACCACTCACGACGGTTAAGGTGGCGGGCATTGCTCTCATCATCGGCGGAGTCGTGATGCTCAATCTCAACACCAGCGGCGCCCATTGA
- a CDS encoding MFS transporter: MDPARRGRIATSLVFLMFGAALGVWTARIPAVKENLGLTDGRLSIALLAFAAGCITGMALIGRLTDRFGSSRVLVPAALLEGVLLIPPALAGGLVELGVALFVFGAVHGTLNIAMNANAAEVERAHRRPIMASFHALYSIGGFFGAIVGSLFAHAGLSVATTLISVGLVAVALAAVASRWVLRSSPAAAAMTDSDDRSSAGRRSLLIFFGVVVLCTLVGEGAAADWSAVYLRDELGTSEGFAAYGYAAFAIMMTAGRLVGDRVAGRFGSVTLIRASGLIAAVGLGAGLLIDHPLAGVAGFGLLGLGVSCVAPQFFSAAAAVDPSRAGRALSTVVSIGYVGFLLGPIAIGAAATAVGLPTALWIPVALAVFVALSAGTIRTVRRADALSGERPAAAA; encoded by the coding sequence ATGGACCCCGCGCGCCGTGGCCGGATCGCCACCTCCCTCGTCTTCCTGATGTTCGGTGCCGCGCTCGGGGTGTGGACGGCGCGTATCCCGGCGGTCAAGGAGAACCTGGGCCTGACCGACGGCCGGCTCAGCATCGCGCTGCTCGCCTTCGCTGCCGGATGCATCACCGGGATGGCGCTGATCGGTCGCCTGACCGACCGTTTCGGCAGCTCACGAGTGCTCGTCCCAGCCGCCCTACTGGAGGGCGTGCTGCTCATCCCACCGGCGCTCGCCGGTGGGCTGGTGGAGCTGGGTGTGGCGCTGTTCGTCTTCGGGGCCGTGCACGGCACGCTGAACATCGCGATGAACGCCAACGCGGCCGAGGTCGAGCGGGCACACCGGCGGCCGATCATGGCGTCGTTCCATGCGCTCTACAGCATCGGCGGGTTCTTCGGAGCCATCGTCGGCAGCCTGTTCGCGCATGCCGGGCTCAGCGTCGCGACGACCTTGATCAGCGTGGGTCTCGTCGCGGTGGCACTGGCCGCTGTGGCGTCGCGATGGGTGCTCAGGTCGTCGCCGGCCGCCGCGGCCATGACCGACTCCGATGATCGGAGCTCGGCCGGTCGCCGGTCGTTGCTGATCTTCTTCGGGGTCGTGGTCCTCTGCACGCTGGTCGGCGAGGGCGCCGCCGCCGACTGGAGCGCGGTCTACCTCCGTGACGAGCTGGGCACCTCGGAGGGGTTCGCGGCGTATGGCTACGCGGCCTTCGCGATCATGATGACCGCCGGGCGCCTGGTGGGTGACCGGGTCGCCGGGCGGTTCGGTTCGGTGACGCTGATCCGGGCCAGCGGCCTGATCGCCGCGGTGGGCCTCGGCGCCGGCCTGCTGATCGATCATCCGCTGGCCGGAGTCGCCGGGTTCGGGCTGCTGGGGCTCGGGGTGTCATGTGTCGCGCCGCAGTTCTTCTCCGCGGCGGCGGCCGTGGACCCGAGCCGTGCCGGGCGGGCGCTGTCGACAGTCGTGAGCATCGGCTACGTCGGGTTCCTGCTCGGGCCGATCGCGATCGGGGCGGCCGCCACAGCCGTCGGGTTGCCCACGGCACTGTGGATTCCGGTGGCGCTTGCCGTCTTCGTCGCGTTGAGCGCCGGCACCATCCGGACGGTTCGCCGAGCCGACGCCCTCAGCGGCGAGCGACCAGCCGCCGCCGCCTGA
- a CDS encoding alpha-hydroxy-acid oxidizing protein: MSGAGLARLSTIYRQGVLGRRPAVPADFTELERRACRASSPRAWAYVAGGAGEGRTMRRNREAFDRWAIAPRMASGAVDRELTVDLFGTRHSSPLLLAPVGAGALMAADSDLKIARAAAATGTAYVFSNQGCNPMEDCAAAMGDAARWFQLYWSKDEQLVDSLIARAEAIGAGALVVTLDTTVLGWRPQDLNLGSLPFSRGQGIAQYTSDPRFQEIATERAGQPSPKPEVTLGAIRTLLAMTRNHPGRFWPNLRSPLPKASVETFLDIYSNPGLSWDHLATLRDRTRLPIVLKGILRPDDARRAFDLGADAIVVSNHGGRQIDNAIASLDALVTIRSELGPEPTVLLDSGIRTGADVFTALALGANAVLLGRPYMYGLAIAGQSGVEDVIRNVIAELDLTMALSGAPDITSITRDLLTPA; this comes from the coding sequence ATGTCCGGAGCCGGGCTTGCCCGCCTGAGCACGATCTACCGCCAGGGGGTTCTTGGCCGACGGCCCGCCGTCCCGGCCGACTTCACCGAACTGGAGCGCCGCGCCTGCCGGGCCAGCAGCCCGCGGGCCTGGGCCTATGTGGCGGGTGGCGCCGGCGAGGGGCGGACCATGCGCCGTAACCGGGAAGCTTTCGACAGGTGGGCGATCGCACCGCGGATGGCCTCGGGCGCCGTGGACCGTGAGCTCACGGTGGACCTGTTCGGCACCCGCCACTCGTCTCCGCTGCTGCTCGCGCCGGTCGGGGCCGGTGCGCTGATGGCCGCCGACAGCGATCTGAAGATCGCCCGCGCCGCCGCGGCGACCGGAACCGCCTACGTCTTCTCCAATCAGGGCTGCAATCCGATGGAGGACTGCGCCGCGGCGATGGGCGACGCGGCCCGATGGTTCCAGCTCTACTGGAGCAAGGACGAGCAGCTCGTCGACAGCCTGATCGCCCGGGCCGAGGCGATCGGGGCGGGCGCGCTGGTCGTCACCCTGGACACCACCGTCCTCGGCTGGCGGCCGCAGGACCTCAACCTGGGCTCGTTGCCGTTCAGCCGGGGGCAGGGCATCGCCCAGTACACCTCGGATCCCCGGTTTCAGGAGATCGCCACCGAGCGGGCCGGGCAGCCGTCGCCGAAGCCGGAGGTCACGCTCGGTGCGATCCGCACGCTGCTGGCGATGACCCGCAATCATCCGGGCCGATTCTGGCCGAACCTGCGCTCGCCGCTGCCGAAGGCGTCGGTGGAGACGTTCCTAGACATCTACTCGAACCCCGGTCTGAGCTGGGATCATCTCGCCACGCTCCGGGACCGGACCCGCCTGCCGATCGTCCTCAAGGGCATCCTGCGCCCGGACGACGCCCGCCGCGCCTTCGACCTCGGCGCCGACGCGATCGTGGTGTCCAACCACGGTGGCCGCCAGATCGACAATGCCATCGCCTCCCTCGACGCGCTCGTGACCATCCGTTCCGAACTCGGCCCGGAGCCGACGGTGCTGTTGGACAGCGGCATCCGCACCGGCGCCGATGTCTTCACCGCGCTCGCCCTCGGTGCGAACGCCGTGCTCCTGGGCCGCCCCTACATGTACGGCCTGGCCATCGCCGGCCAGAGCGGCGTCGAGGACGTGATCCGCAACGTGATCGCCGAACTGGACCTGACGATGGCCCTGTCCGGCGCCCCGGACATCACCTCGATCACCCGCGACCTCCTGACACCCGCCTGA
- a CDS encoding TetR/AcrR family transcriptional regulator, translating into MTSGGVRAARREQAVESLLDATLESLATSGFAATTTRGVAQRAGVSQGLQQHYFPTKAALIDAAINRLAGRLLDEASRPVEGATERRRAELLLRRVWESFSSPVLAVVAELLVLGRTHPDTAEKTATTLVAVTDRVVAVAEKALPRYATRPGFRESLLVALSAIRDTTTVARIPGTARALPTIETITAAFLRAVGEPTD; encoded by the coding sequence GTGACAAGCGGTGGGGTTCGAGCGGCACGGCGTGAGCAGGCGGTCGAATCGCTTCTCGACGCGACTCTGGAAAGCCTCGCCACCAGCGGGTTCGCGGCGACCACGACACGGGGTGTGGCCCAGCGGGCCGGTGTCAGTCAGGGCTTGCAGCAGCACTACTTTCCGACCAAGGCCGCGCTCATCGACGCGGCCATCAACCGGCTTGCCGGACGACTGCTGGACGAGGCGTCCCGGCCCGTTGAAGGAGCCACCGAACGACGGCGGGCCGAGTTGCTGCTGCGCCGGGTGTGGGAGAGTTTCAGTTCGCCGGTGCTCGCGGTCGTCGCGGAGTTGCTCGTGCTCGGCCGCACCCACCCGGACACGGCCGAGAAGACCGCCACCACGCTGGTCGCCGTCACCGACCGGGTCGTCGCGGTCGCCGAGAAGGCGCTGCCGAGGTATGCGACGCGGCCGGGATTCCGGGAGTCGCTGCTGGTCGCTCTCAGCGCGATCCGTGATACCACGACCGTCGCCCGGATCCCCGGGACCGCCCGGGCACTCCCGACCATCGAGACGATCACGGCCGCCTTCCTGCGGGCGGTCGGTGAGCCGACGGACTGA
- a CDS encoding GNAT family N-acetyltransferase has translation MAAVGGGVAVPDEGCGGSVSTAYRAGVPEIRLYRPADRAAVYDICVRTADAGDDARGRYSSDDLMGDLFAGPYAHLDPHLAFVVDDGGETVGYVVGTADTPDFVRRYRAEWIPLVGDRYPVPPEPPRTAEQDMVALHFNPERMLVDGLDGYPAHLHIDLLPAYQGRGFGRRLIDRFLSTVDAPGVHLGMLTANVKARGFYDRLGFTVLPVPDPGPLTYLGIKTSL, from the coding sequence ATGGCTGCGGTCGGCGGCGGCGTGGCCGTACCGGATGAGGGTTGCGGTGGAAGCGTTTCCACCGCATACCGTGCGGGCGTGCCCGAAATTCGCCTGTACCGGCCCGCCGACCGCGCCGCCGTTTATGACATCTGCGTCCGCACCGCCGACGCCGGCGACGACGCCCGTGGGCGGTATTCCAGCGACGACCTGATGGGCGACCTGTTCGCCGGACCTTACGCCCACCTGGACCCCCATTTGGCATTCGTGGTCGACGATGGCGGCGAGACCGTCGGCTACGTCGTGGGCACGGCCGACACCCCCGATTTCGTACGCCGTTACCGCGCCGAGTGGATTCCATTGGTCGGTGACCGCTATCCGGTACCGCCCGAGCCGCCACGAACCGCCGAACAGGACATGGTCGCCCTACATTTCAACCCCGAGCGCATGCTGGTCGACGGTTTGGACGGCTACCCCGCCCACCTGCACATCGACCTCCTACCCGCCTATCAGGGCCGCGGTTTCGGCCGCCGCCTGATCGACCGTTTCCTCAGCACGGTCGACGCACCCGGCGTCCATTTGGGCATGCTGACCGCGAACGTGAAAGCCAGAGGCTTCTACGACCGCCTGGGCTTCACCGTCCTTCCGGTTCCGGATCCCGGCCCGCTCACTTACCTGGGCATCAAGACCTCCCTCTAG
- a CDS encoding VOC family protein → MLRGLTTITFFADDMAAARSWYTQVFESEPYFIRDVGPEAAYLEWRTGDYQHEFGLLNTRFAPHRPTGRPSGAIVYWAVDDVEAAYERLLALGATEHDKPAERGPGFTTASVTDPFGNLLGIMYNQHYLDVLAARHG, encoded by the coding sequence ATGCTCCGCGGACTCACCACGATCACGTTCTTCGCCGACGACATGGCCGCGGCCCGAAGCTGGTACACCCAGGTCTTCGAGTCCGAGCCGTATTTCATCCGCGACGTCGGCCCGGAAGCCGCCTACCTGGAATGGCGAACCGGCGACTACCAGCACGAATTCGGCTTGCTCAACACGAGGTTCGCCCCGCACCGGCCGACCGGCCGGCCGTCCGGAGCGATCGTCTACTGGGCGGTCGACGACGTCGAGGCCGCCTACGAACGCCTGCTGGCCCTCGGCGCCACCGAGCACGACAAGCCCGCCGAACGCGGCCCCGGCTTCACCACGGCGTCGGTCACCGACCCGTTCGGCAACCTCCTCGGCATCATGTACAACCAGCACTACCTGGACGTGCTCGCCGCACGCCACGGATAG
- a CDS encoding helix-turn-helix transcriptional regulator, whose product MRADRLVATLLFMQTRGRVTAAEVAAELEVSVATARRDLEALSTAGVPVYPQPGRHGGWSLVGGARTDLSGLSAAEARALFLLVGPTAVSGEAKAALRKLLGALPAPFRIEAEAAAGATRIDPAAWGEREKPQPEVVALLQEAVVRRRQIRFAYRSPSRGNSGDQKAQPGAKAGGRAAGGERERIADPWGVVEKGDLYYLVAGTAKGQRTFRVDRMSAVAATGETFERPEDFDLDASWGQTVGEVEGMRARTWATLLIAERFVWVLRDHFGRHCEVMETLPDGRARVRVGAPEPRDIARTLSGWGAAVEVLDPSEVRAELARIGAELVQIYR is encoded by the coding sequence ATGCGTGCGGACCGGCTCGTCGCCACCCTTCTGTTCATGCAGACCCGTGGGCGGGTGACCGCCGCCGAGGTCGCCGCTGAACTCGAAGTGTCGGTCGCGACCGCCCGCCGTGACCTCGAGGCCCTGTCCACGGCGGGTGTCCCGGTCTATCCGCAGCCCGGCCGGCACGGTGGTTGGTCACTGGTCGGTGGTGCCCGGACCGACCTCAGTGGTCTGTCGGCCGCCGAAGCGCGGGCGCTGTTCCTGCTCGTCGGGCCGACGGCGGTGTCCGGCGAGGCGAAGGCGGCGCTGCGCAAACTGCTCGGGGCGCTGCCCGCGCCGTTCCGGATCGAGGCCGAGGCCGCCGCCGGTGCCACCCGGATCGACCCGGCTGCCTGGGGCGAACGGGAGAAACCGCAACCGGAGGTGGTGGCCCTGCTCCAGGAGGCGGTGGTCCGGCGTCGTCAGATTCGCTTCGCCTACCGAAGTCCCTCCCGCGGAAACAGCGGCGACCAGAAGGCGCAACCGGGAGCGAAAGCCGGTGGGCGGGCGGCCGGAGGTGAACGCGAGCGGATCGCCGACCCGTGGGGTGTGGTCGAGAAGGGTGACCTGTACTACCTGGTCGCGGGGACTGCGAAGGGGCAGCGGACCTTTCGGGTCGACCGGATGTCCGCGGTCGCGGCGACCGGGGAGACGTTCGAACGACCGGAGGACTTCGACCTGGATGCCTCCTGGGGGCAGACCGTCGGCGAGGTCGAGGGGATGCGGGCTCGCACCTGGGCGACGCTGCTGATCGCGGAACGGTTCGTCTGGGTGCTCCGGGACCACTTCGGACGGCACTGTGAGGTGATGGAGACGCTTCCCGACGGGCGTGCCCGGGTCCGGGTCGGTGCTCCGGAACCGCGCGACATCGCCCGCACGCTCTCCGGGTGGGGTGCGGCCGTCGAAGTGCTCGACCCTTCCGAGGTCCGTGCCGAGTTGGCCCGCATCGGCGCTGAACTAGTTCAGATCTATCGATAG
- a CDS encoding LacI family DNA-binding transcriptional regulator, whose translation MSSSPALAEVARLAGVSVATASRVLSGRGPASAASRDAVRRAAADLGYVPHPVASRLARGVGTRLLFAVRDRRADVLSDPFVTRATAAMAAATEPAGLGVSLRHLPLNAAAELDRIAADRSIAAVVMAGHDSLDGIPARLRGRFAAIGADGLDVDSTGGIGALLRHLHAGGRRRIALVGGPSWLAAARAPLAAYTALMSAAGLPSRVVAGDFTAARGRAAARTVLRRWPDTDAIATVSDATAVGVLQTLTEAGIRVPHDIAVTGFDDIPVAAWTHPALSTATHPVELIAAAAAAAALGTAPRIRRFPSLPVLRASA comes from the coding sequence ATGAGCAGCAGTCCGGCACTCGCCGAGGTGGCACGGCTGGCCGGGGTGTCCGTCGCGACCGCGTCCCGTGTGCTGTCCGGGCGAGGTCCGGCCTCCGCCGCCAGCCGCGACGCCGTCCGCCGGGCCGCCGCCGACCTCGGGTACGTGCCGCATCCGGTGGCCAGCCGCCTGGCCCGGGGCGTCGGAACACGCCTGCTGTTCGCGGTCCGGGACCGTCGCGCCGACGTCCTGTCCGACCCGTTCGTCACCAGGGCGACCGCCGCGATGGCCGCCGCCACCGAACCGGCCGGGCTCGGCGTCTCCCTGCGTCACCTGCCCCTGAACGCGGCCGCCGAACTGGACCGAATCGCCGCCGACCGCAGCATCGCCGCCGTGGTGATGGCCGGACACGACTCCCTCGACGGCATACCGGCCCGGCTGCGCGGCCGGTTCGCCGCGATCGGCGCCGACGGGCTGGATGTGGACAGCACCGGCGGGATCGGCGCCCTGCTCCGGCACCTGCACGCCGGCGGCCGGCGGCGGATCGCCCTGGTCGGTGGCCCGTCGTGGCTGGCCGCCGCACGGGCACCGCTGGCGGCCTACACCGCACTGATGTCCGCGGCCGGCCTGCCGAGCCGGGTGGTCGCCGGTGACTTCACCGCCGCCCGGGGCCGTGCCGCCGCCCGAACCGTTCTCCGCCGCTGGCCGGACACCGACGCGATCGCCACGGTCAGCGACGCCACCGCCGTCGGCGTGCTGCAGACCCTGACCGAGGCCGGCATCCGCGTCCCACACGACATCGCCGTCACCGGTTTCGACGACATCCCGGTCGCCGCCTGGACCCATCCGGCCCTGTCCACGGCGACCCATCCGGTGGAGCTGATCGCGGCCGCGGCGGCGGCCGCCGCCCTGGGCACCGCACCCCGGATCCGCCGGTTCCCCAGCCTTCCGGTCCTACGAGCCAGCGCCTGA
- a CDS encoding nitrate reductase subunit alpha codes for MLGARRFLTRETVGDHGRTLHRVDNSEWDAFYRDRWRYDKVVRSTHGVNCTGSCSWNVFVKDGLITWEHQATDYPTTGPDSPDYEPRGCPRGASFSWYEYSPSRVRHPYLRGVLAEMFREARQRLGDPVAAWAEIVETPLKAQAYKAQRGRGGFVRASWDEAIELMAAAHVYTVKTYGPDRVVGFSPIPAMSMASFAAGTRYHALLGGTLLSFYDWYADLPIASPQIWGDQTDVPEAGDWWNSTYLMMWGSNIPVTRTPDAHFLAEARYKGTKVVAVSPDYADNVKFADDWLAPHPGTDGALAMAMGHVILTEFFRDREVPYFLDYVRKYTDLPFLVTIVDGKADRFLTAADLGEADGEHKTVLIDSRSGELITPNGSLGYRYGEPGRWNLDLGEVVPEIGVKSDEAVEIELARFDIGDTEGGTTIRRGVPVRRVGEHLVTTVFDLIMATYGVKRGDLPGEWPTGYDDAESPNTPAWQERITGVDAKLAARIGREFARNAERSNGRSMIVLGAGANQWFHSDMTYRAFISLVTLTGCQGVNGGGWAHYVGQEKARPVTGQQHMSFAFDWQRPMRHQASTPFWYLHTDQWRYERVPADELASPLGTGRFAGMAFADTVAAAQRMGWSPGHPFFNRNPLDISDSARAEGIGTQEYIVRELQAGNLKPVAEDPDDPANFPRCLTLWRANLLGSSGKGNEYFMHHLLGVDSSKTAAECEPGQRPRDVTWRDDAPVGKLDLLTTMDFRMTNTGLHSDLVLPAATWYEKHDISTTDMHPFVHAFSPAVEPPGDAHTDYDTFLALADKVSELAETHLGTRTDVLAAPLQHDTPDELAMPGGRVRDWKFGECEPVPGRTLPKLIEIERDYTLIGRKMRTVGPLLDKLGTTTKAITVDVTDEIAYLKHQNGVIDGRPSLATADRMCEAILAFSGTTNGRIAHEGFKELEKRTGQRFTDLIEGHEKDRVTFEETQQAPQPVFTSPEWSGSEKGGRRYSPFTINVERLKPWHTITGRQHFFVEHDWVAELGEQLPAFRPPLNMARHFGRPGDAVDGGVTVRFLTPHAKWSIHSMYHDNELMLALSRGGPVIWMSVQDAQKIGVRDNEWIEAHNRNGVVVARAVVSHRMPEGTVFQYHSPERTVNVPKAEKSGRRGGYHNSMTRLLVKPTHLAGGHAQLTYAFNYYGPIGSQRDEITVIRRRTQEVEY; via the coding sequence CTGCTGGGCGCACGCCGCTTCCTCACCCGCGAGACGGTCGGCGATCACGGGCGCACCCTGCACCGGGTCGACAACAGCGAGTGGGACGCCTTCTACCGCGACCGCTGGCGCTACGACAAGGTCGTCCGGTCGACCCACGGTGTCAACTGCACCGGCTCCTGCTCGTGGAACGTGTTCGTCAAGGACGGGCTGATCACCTGGGAGCACCAGGCCACCGACTACCCGACCACCGGGCCCGACTCGCCGGACTACGAACCTCGGGGCTGTCCGCGTGGGGCGAGCTTCTCCTGGTACGAATACTCGCCCTCGCGCGTGCGTCACCCGTACCTCCGTGGTGTCCTCGCCGAGATGTTCCGTGAGGCGCGGCAGCGTCTCGGCGACCCGGTCGCCGCGTGGGCGGAGATCGTCGAGACGCCGCTGAAAGCGCAGGCCTACAAGGCGCAGCGCGGGCGCGGCGGGTTCGTGCGGGCGTCCTGGGACGAGGCGATCGAGCTGATGGCGGCCGCGCACGTCTACACCGTGAAGACGTACGGCCCGGACCGTGTCGTCGGTTTCTCGCCGATCCCGGCGATGTCGATGGCGTCGTTCGCGGCCGGCACCCGCTATCACGCGCTGCTCGGCGGCACCCTGCTCAGCTTCTACGACTGGTATGCCGACCTGCCGATCGCGTCCCCGCAGATCTGGGGTGACCAGACCGACGTGCCCGAGGCGGGCGACTGGTGGAACTCGACCTACCTGATGATGTGGGGCTCCAACATCCCGGTCACGCGTACGCCGGACGCGCACTTCCTGGCCGAGGCCCGGTACAAGGGCACCAAGGTCGTCGCGGTGAGCCCGGACTACGCGGACAATGTGAAGTTCGCCGACGACTGGCTGGCCCCGCACCCGGGCACCGACGGCGCGCTCGCGATGGCGATGGGCCACGTGATCCTGACCGAGTTCTTCCGCGACCGCGAGGTCCCGTACTTCCTCGACTATGTCCGTAAATACACCGACCTGCCGTTCCTGGTGACGATCGTGGACGGCAAGGCCGACCGGTTCCTCACCGCCGCGGATCTCGGCGAAGCGGACGGCGAGCACAAGACCGTCTTGATCGACTCGCGTTCCGGCGAGTTGATCACGCCGAACGGCTCTCTGGGCTACCGCTACGGCGAGCCCGGCAGGTGGAACCTCGATCTCGGTGAGGTCGTTCCGGAGATCGGCGTGAAGTCCGACGAAGCCGTCGAGATCGAGCTGGCCCGGTTCGACATCGGCGACACCGAGGGCGGCACCACGATCCGCCGCGGAGTCCCGGTGCGCCGGGTCGGCGAGCATCTCGTCACCACGGTCTTCGACCTGATCATGGCGACGTACGGGGTGAAGCGCGGCGACCTACCCGGCGAATGGCCGACCGGCTACGACGACGCCGAGTCCCCGAACACCCCGGCCTGGCAGGAGCGCATCACCGGCGTCGACGCGAAGCTGGCGGCCCGGATCGGCCGCGAGTTCGCCCGCAACGCCGAGCGCAGCAACGGCCGCTCGATGATCGTCCTCGGTGCCGGCGCCAACCAGTGGTTCCACTCCGACATGACCTATCGCGCGTTCATCTCGCTGGTCACGCTGACCGGCTGCCAGGGTGTGAACGGCGGCGGCTGGGCGCACTACGTCGGCCAGGAGAAGGCCCGCCCGGTCACCGGCCAGCAGCACATGAGCTTCGCCTTCGACTGGCAGCGCCCGATGCGGCACCAGGCGTCGACGCCGTTCTGGTATCTGCACACCGACCAGTGGCGCTACGAGCGCGTCCCGGCCGACGAGCTGGCGTCCCCGCTGGGCACCGGCCGGTTCGCCGGGATGGCGTTCGCCGACACGGTGGCGGCCGCGCAGCGGATGGGCTGGAGCCCGGGCCACCCGTTCTTCAACCGCAACCCACTGGACATCTCGGACTCCGCGCGGGCGGAGGGTATCGGAACCCAGGAGTACATCGTCCGCGAACTCCAGGCCGGAAACCTGAAACCGGTCGCCGAGGACCCGGACGACCCGGCCAACTTCCCGCGCTGCCTGACCCTGTGGCGGGCCAACCTGCTCGGCTCCTCGGGCAAGGGCAACGAGTACTTCATGCATCACCTGCTGGGGGTCGACTCCTCGAAGACCGCCGCCGAGTGCGAGCCCGGCCAGCGTCCCCGCGACGTCACGTGGCGCGACGACGCCCCGGTCGGCAAGCTCGACCTGCTGACCACGATGGACTTCCGGATGACCAACACCGGTCTGCACTCCGACCTGGTCCTGCCGGCCGCCACCTGGTACGAGAAGCACGACATCTCGACCACCGACATGCACCCGTTCGTGCACGCGTTCAGCCCGGCCGTGGAACCGCCCGGCGACGCGCACACCGACTACGACACGTTCCTGGCCCTGGCCGACAAGGTCAGCGAGCTCGCCGAGACCCATCTCGGCACCCGGACCGACGTGCTGGCCGCGCCGCTGCAGCACGACACCCCGGACGAACTGGCCATGCCCGGCGGCCGGGTCCGCGACTGGAAGTTCGGCGAGTGCGAGCCGGTCCCCGGCAGGACCCTGCCGAAGCTGATCGAGATCGAACGCGACTACACCCTGATCGGCCGGAAGATGCGTACGGTCGGCCCGCTGCTCGACAAGCTGGGCACGACCACCAAGGCCATCACCGTCGACGTCACCGACGAGATCGCCTACCTGAAGCACCAGAACGGCGTCATCGACGGCCGCCCGTCGCTGGCCACGGCCGACCGGATGTGTGAGGCGATTCTGGCCTTCTCCGGGACCACCAACGGCCGGATCGCCCACGAAGGCTTCAAGGAGCTGGAGAAGCGCACCGGTCAGAGGTTCACCGACCTGATCGAGGGGCACGAGAAGGACCGGGTCACCTTCGAGGAGACCCAGCAGGCGCCGCAGCCGGTCTTCACCAGCCCGGAGTGGTCCGGCTCGGAGAAGGGCGGCCGACGCTACTCTCCGTTCACGATCAACGTCGAGCGCCTCAAGCCGTGGCACACCATCACCGGCCGCCAGCACTTCTTCGTCGAGCACGACTGGGTGGCCGAACTCGGCGAGCAACTGCCGGCCTTCCGGCCGCCGCTCAACATGGCCCGGCACTTCGGTAGGCCCGGCGACGCGGTCGACGGCGGAGTGACGGTACGGTTCCTGACCCCGCACGCCAAGTGGTCGATCCATTCGATGTACCACGACAACGAGCTGATGCTGGCGCTGTCCCGGGGCGGTCCGGTGATCTGGATGAGCGTCCAGGACGCCCAGAAGATCGGGGTCCGCGACAACGAGTGGATCGAGGCCCACAACCGCAACGGCGTCGTCGTGGCCCGCGCGGTGGTCAGCCACCGGATGCCCGAGGGCACCGTCTTCCAGTACCACTCGCCGGAGCGCACGGTGAACGTCCCCAAGGCTGAGAAGTCCGGTAGGCGGGGCGGCTACCACAACTCGATGACCCGGCTGCTGGTCAAGCCGACCCACCTGGCCGGCGGACACGCCCAGCTCACCTACGCCTTCAACTACTACGGCCCGATCGGCAGCCAGCGCGACGAGATCACCGTGATCCGCCGCCGCACGCAGGAGGTGGAGTACTGA